CGGGAGCTGCGCTCGGCCTGGGGCATCCCCGTGGGCCTGCCCGCGACGAGGGCGATGGCCGAGCTCGGCGCGTTCGCCCTGCGCACGGACACCGAGCTCCTGCTGAAGAGCCGGCGTGTCGTCCCCGGCCGGCTGCTCGCCGAGGGCTTCGACTTCGCGTACGCCGACTGGCCGGAAGCGGCCGGCGATCTCGTACGGCGGCGCCGCGGCGACCGGGACCGGGCCGGGGCTGAGGGTGCGCTGGTGTCCGGTTCGTCCTGAGGTGGGGCGTGACTCCAAGGCCGTTTCACAGTTGAACCGGTCATGAAGAAGCGCAGCATGCTCGCCATTGCCTCCCTGGCCACCGGATTCGTCGTCGCGGCGGTCACTCCGTCCCACTCGGTCGAGAACTCCGGCACCTCCGGCACCGGGTCCCCTTCGGCCGGACTGCCCGGCACCACCGGTGGCCAGGTCAAGGCCGCCGGCCTGGACATGACCGGCAAGAAGCTCGGCGGCCTCGGCACCACCGGTACGACCAAGCTCGCCGGGGTCAACGTGGACCAGGCGCTGGACACCTTCGGCAAGGCGATCAACCGCGAGACGGACCGGGCCGTGAACAACGCCCCGCACGGGAAGCCCGGAAAGAAGGGCTGACGAGCCCGCCGACCCGACCGCACGGCGCCGCTGCCCCGCATCCGAGGGGGCTCCGGCGCCGTTGTCATGCGCTCTCTACGAGAGCTGGTTTCCGTGGCAGGGTGGAGCGGGCAAGCCACAGGGGGCCAAACAGAAGAGGGGGAAACGTGATCGTTTGGATCAACGGCGCTTTCGGTGCGGGGAAGACCACCGCCGCACGGGAACTGATCGAGCTGATCCCGAACAGCACGCTCTTCGACCCCGAGGTCATCGGCGGAGCACTCACCCACCTGCTCCCGCCCAAACACCTCACCGAGGTCGGTGACTTCCAGGACCTGCCGATCTGGCGCCGTCTCGTGATCGACACGGCAGCCGCACTGCACGCCGAGCTCGGCGGGACCCTCGTGGTCCCGATGACGCTGCTGCGCCAGGAGTACCGCGACGAGATCTTCGGCGGTCTCGCCGCCCGCCGCATCACCGTCCAGCATGTGCTCCTCACCCCGGCGGAAACGATCCTGCGGGAGCGAATAGCGGGCCGGGAGGTCCCGCCGGAGCTGCCCGACGGCGAGATACGGATCCGGCAGTGGTCGTACGACCACATAGAGCCGTATCGCACCGCGCTCGGCTCCTGGCTCACCGCCGATGCCTACCCGGTCGACAACAGCGGTCTGACGCCGTACGAGACCGCTGTCCGGATCGCCGAGGCGGTCGGTGACGGGACGGTTCCGGTCTGCGACATCGTGCAGACGCCCGAGCCCACCGCCGAGACCCTCGCCGCGGGCGTCCTCCTCTTCGACGAGCAGGACCGGGTGCTGCTCGTCGATCCCACGTACAAGCCCGGCTGGGAGTTCCCCGGCGGTGTCGTCGAGCGCGGTGAGGCACCGGCGCGGGCGGGCATTCGTGAGGTCGCGGAGGAGACGGGGATACGACTCGACGACGTACCGCGCCTTCTGGTCGTCGACTGGGAGCGGCCCATGCCTCCTGGCTACGGCGGTCTGCGGCTGCTCTTCGACGGCGGCCGGCTCGACTCCGAGGAGGCTGGGCGTCTGCTGCTGCCGGGACCCGAGCTGCGCGACTGGCGCTTCGTCACCGAGGAGGAGGCCGCCGAACTGCTGCCGCCGGTGCGCTACGAGCGCCTGCGCTGGGCGCTCAGGGCACGTGAACGCGGGGCGGCGCTCTACCTGGAGGCGGGCATTCCGCAGCCTTCCTGAGCGAGCCGCAGCTCCGCGTCGGGGAACGGGGTCAGCCTGCTCTCGTTCTGGAGCTGCCGGGCGAAGTCGCCCATGACGGCGGCGAGCGGCGCGTAGCGCTCGATGATGCCGGCGGCGGCCCGCGGGATCCCCCGGGCCGGCTCGCCGTCGGCGCAGGCACGCACGAAGGTCTCGCGGCCGTCCCGGTCATGGCCGTACAGGGCGGTCGCGAGCCAGTTCACGTAGTGGAAGGCGGTGTATACGCGGTCGTAGTCCCGGTGCCGCTCGAAGAAGTCCCGCTCCTGCGGGGTGAGCGGGAAGCGGGCGGAGAGGGCGAGGCCGTAGTCGGCGAGGTACAGCCGCTGCCCGTCGGTGAGGAAGTTCTGGAAGTGGGCGTCGAAGTGCAGCAGGCGCTCCTCGCGCAGGAAGCCGGTGACGGCCGTGAGCTCCTTGTCCACGAAGGCGCACGCGGCGTCGGCGTCGTCCGTGCGCACCCGGGCGTCCAGCCAGTCGCTCAGGGTGTACGGCACGTACTCCAGAAACAGCACCAGGCTCGCCGACGCCGTCCGCAGCCCCTCCAGCCGCTCGCGCACCTGCGGGCCGCCGCCCCAGAAGGCGACGACCCGCTCCAGGTCGGCGAGCAACTCGTGGGGCGGCTGCGGGGTGTCGGGCAGGACCCGCCAGTGATGGGTCAGCGGGAAGCCCTGGAACCGGTCGGCCAGTACCCAGTTGGTGGTCATCGTGTGCACGGCGAGTTCGCGCCAGGCACCGAA
The DNA window shown above is from Streptomyces chartreusis and carries:
- a CDS encoding NUDIX hydrolase: MIVWINGAFGAGKTTAARELIELIPNSTLFDPEVIGGALTHLLPPKHLTEVGDFQDLPIWRRLVIDTAAALHAELGGTLVVPMTLLRQEYRDEIFGGLAARRITVQHVLLTPAETILRERIAGREVPPELPDGEIRIRQWSYDHIEPYRTALGSWLTADAYPVDNSGLTPYETAVRIAEAVGDGTVPVCDIVQTPEPTAETLAAGVLLFDEQDRVLLVDPTYKPGWEFPGGVVERGEAPARAGIREVAEETGIRLDDVPRLLVVDWERPMPPGYGGLRLLFDGGRLDSEEAGRLLLPGPELRDWRFVTEEEAAELLPPVRYERLRWALRARERGAALYLEAGIPQPS
- a CDS encoding serine/threonine-protein kinase, which gives rise to MTRTERLAAHTEIATSLALLSDRELAALVESGTPLGTGIGGRSALVEVDGGQVFVKRVPLTDVELRPENVRSTANLLDLPAYFHYGIGSPGFGAWRELAVHTMTTNWVLADRFQGFPLTHHWRVLPDTPQPPHELLADLERVVAFWGGGPQVRERLEGLRTASASLVLFLEYVPYTLSDWLDARVRTDDADAACAFVDKELTAVTGFLREERLLHFDAHFQNFLTDGQRLYLADYGLALSARFPLTPQERDFFERHRDYDRVYTAFHYVNWLATALYGHDRDGRETFVRACADGEPARGIPRAAAGIIERYAPLAAVMGDFARQLQNESRLTPFPDAELRLAQEGCGMPASR